The following are encoded together in the Streptomyces tendae genome:
- a CDS encoding FadR/GntR family transcriptional regulator: MTHAGTPRATDLWSENHALRPITPATAFEETVERLSNSITLGLLLPGSQLPPERELAARLGVSRATLRRALAALQETGRIHARPGRGGGTFVSEGLGGERPVLPDDWTGRLDLRASLDMGATMLAATRAGEADLDELDTLIARMDEAEEADDYRRLDVRFHIKIAEITGSGPLIDEVARAQVELTRLVRLIRRPGEALRVSNEQHAGILAAMRDRDAGRAALAAYYHNESTRHILSALPHP; encoded by the coding sequence AACCATGCGCTCAGACCCATCACGCCTGCCACCGCCTTTGAGGAGACGGTAGAGCGGCTGAGTAACTCGATCACCCTGGGACTCCTGCTGCCGGGATCGCAACTCCCACCGGAGCGCGAACTCGCCGCCCGGTTGGGGGTCTCCCGGGCCACATTGCGGCGAGCGCTGGCTGCCCTGCAGGAGACCGGTCGCATCCATGCCCGTCCGGGCAGAGGGGGCGGCACCTTCGTGAGTGAGGGCTTGGGGGGTGAGCGCCCCGTCCTGCCGGACGACTGGACGGGGCGGCTGGACCTGCGCGCATCGCTCGACATGGGTGCCACCATGCTGGCCGCCACCCGAGCCGGTGAAGCGGATCTCGACGAACTCGACACGCTCATCGCCAGGATGGACGAAGCGGAAGAAGCAGATGATTACCGGCGTCTCGACGTGCGCTTCCATATCAAGATCGCAGAAATCACCGGGAGTGGCCCCTTGATCGACGAGGTGGCCCGCGCCCAGGTGGAGCTTACCCGGCTGGTCCGGCTCATCCGCCGCCCCGGGGAGGCACTCAGAGTGTCGAATGAGCAACACGCCGGAATCCTCGCGGCGATGCGGGACCGGGATGCTGGAAGGGCCGCTCTGGCGGCGTACTACCACAACGAATCCACCCGGCACATCCTCAGCGCACTGCCTCACCCCTAG